One stretch of Gouania willdenowi chromosome 16, fGouWil2.1, whole genome shotgun sequence DNA includes these proteins:
- the rps19 gene encoding small ribosomal subunit protein eS19, which yields MPGITVKDVNQQEFVRALAAFLKKSGKLKVPDWVDLVKLGKFKELAPSDENWFYIRAASTVRHLYLRGGAGVGSMTKIYGGRNRNGVCPAHYSVGSKNVARKVLQALELLKMIEKDPNGGRRLTSQGTRDLDRIAGQVAAANKKAV from the exons aTGCCAGGAATCACAGTGAAAGACGTTAACCAGCAGGAGTTTGTCCGCGCCCTGGCGGCCTTCCTGAAAAA GTCTGGAAAACTGAAGGTACCAGACTGGGTGGACCTGGTCAAGCTTGGCAAGTTCAAGGAACTGGCCCCCAGTGATGAGAACTGGTTCTACATCAGAGCTG CGTCTACAGTTCGTCATTTGTACCTCCGCGGTGGAGCCGGCGTGGGCTCCATGACCAAGATCTACGGTGGCCGTAATAGAAACGGCGTGTGCCCCGCCCATTACAGTGTAGGATCTAAAAACGTGGCACGTAAGGTGTTGCAGGCTCTTGAGCTGCTCAAGATGATCGAGAAAGATCCCAATGG TGGTCGCCGACTAACCTCCCAGGGAACCAGAGATCTGGACAGAATTGCTGGCCAG